CCTGAGTCTGATCATATCTTATCAGGTCACATTTCATCTCGTGCTGCGTCTTATCATTTGTCGCATGTGTACTTAATATTATGGCCACGTGACAAAATAGGAGCGATGAACCGCTTACGTGTCGTCGTCATCCGAGCGCGGCCGTATGCGTTCGTCGTCATCGCCCGGGTCGGCTTCCTGTTCGGGGCCATCCGTGTCGTCGGCCTTAGGCTGGGAAAGGGGACCCACCAGAGGATTGTCGCCTAATCAGAAATATACATCTTGTGAAAATAGACATCTTGCTCACatagcgaaaaaaaaaattaacaaagatTTGTGAGACTTGTGACAAAATAGAACCAACGCTGATTTTGGacactttttgttttccaattccAAAGCCAGTTTTTCCAAAGCCAACTTTAAAACCCTAATGCTGTCTTGAAACTCTCATCAAATCCTACTTTGAACCCTAATCCATttttaaaaccctactttgaacctCTAatccaggggtggcaaactgcggtcctcgagggccggtgtcctgcaggttttgcagatttccctactcgaagtgcagctgattccaattaacaggctcgttatcaggtttctgcagagcttgctgatgagctgatcatgaatcagctgtgttgaagaagggaaatatccaaaaccagcaggactgcggccctcgaggactggatctcgccacccctgctctaatccATGCTGGAAAGTTGAAACCCCAATCTGAACCCAACCTAtgcttgaaaccttaatttaAAAATCTCAACTGTCATAAAACCCAAATTTGAAGTTTTGGACTCTTGCAGATGGAGCTGCAGgtgtcaaaaataaaaccaaatccTGCATTAGCTTTTTACCGAGCGACGTCATCAGCTCGAACCTTCTCTGTGGATCACGAATGTGCTGAAGCTCGGACTCAGCTCGGCTTTCCCCAGCAGACTCAGCAGCCTCTCTGGAGGCTCTCGCCGCCATCTTCGTCGCCGCCGGCCCTCCTCGGGGACACGCCCGGTGATGTCATCGGACGACAGGAGGCTGGCGTCGGCCAACATCTGCAGCGCCGTCTCGGAGGGTTCGGCCCACCGCCTTCGAGGGAGGCGCGCGCCGTCTTCGCCGTGAAGCTCCGCATCTGCGGTAAGGCAGATTGTcccatttcctcaaatagtggcccGTATTGAAATATAGGTCTGAGTCAATATTACATGAAACTAGCATACATTAGACTCAATGATCTTTAACAATAAAAAGCTCCCTGCCAATGTAGTTgagttaaaaaatttaaaaaaaaataattgggccACTCACTGTATGAGTTCATGTGTGTGTAAAAATGGGatgatcaaggttattttagtaaactaaaactaattaaaaaacaattttgtgaacaaaataaaataaattgctatttaaaaaactgaaactccattttacgtttacaaaactaacaaactataattatggcaaAAAAGTCCTTTGTTTTAGCCTTGTGATTGTGAATGTGATTACAGtacgtttattttgatattaactggaataagaaCGTTAGAAAGTGTTACACAgaggtgacgtcatctagcagcagccaataataataataaaaaaaaatcaccttcagATGGCGTGGCtcccatggtcttttttttttttttttttttttttttttttttttttttttttaaattgtgcatatgtaattcacatttttttttaactaaaactaatactaaaactagttaaaactaaacatttattaaagggatacttgaacaattttcagcagtgaaaagtttgagatacttcacttatttagacatttttggcagtcaaacattaatattttgcctataataaatttgatattttcattatttttcatgtaaaattagtacctttaaaaacacattttgcaacttgttgtcgactgaaaatgacatcacaagggctcaggtaaccaatcacagctcagcttgtgaatgtcatatgaccaaatctagaaaacaggtgagctgtgattggttacctgagcccttgagatgtcattttcagtcgacatcatgttgaaaaatgtgtttttaaaggtactaattgtacgtgaaaaataattaaagtatcaaattaattataggcaaaatattaactttttaatgtacgtgaaaaataattaaagtatcaaattaattataggcaaaatattaactttttaatgctgaaaatggctcaatgagtcaagtatgcctttaaataactaaaacaaattaaaacaaacagaacaacactgaaatctaattaaaaccaacgaaatttaaaaaccaaaactcactaactaaaatgaaaattcccaaaactataataaacctGCGTGGCATATACATTAGTATCACTGGCATTCTGCCAGAAAAATAAAGACCTGACCCCCAATAAACGCCCCATGTTGTAAATGCTAACCTTCCATTGTCCTGGTTTGAATCAAGCTCTTCTCCTCCAGCTGTTGACGCATCTTCTTCCCCTCATCCGGATTCCACCGCCTCTCCCGTTTTTCCGCCTCGATCGCCTGTCGcattcaaaaaaatacaaattcagctGCGCGGCCATCTGAACTAACAGCACGGTGTCACAGGTTACGGCGGCCCGTCGTGACGTGACGCCAAACGGCGGGACGCTACCTGGGAGGACAGATGCGCTCGCAGCAGTCTGGAGGCGCGATGAGAGGTCAGGATGGTGCGCAGGGACGGCCGGTCCCGAGGGTCCGTCTTGAACATCTGCTTGAGCAGAAGCCGGAGCTCGTGGGGCAGGTGCCCGGGCAGCGGGGGGTACGCCCCCCGGCACACTTTCAGGATCAGGCTCTTCCAGCTGGGCGCCTGGAACTGAACACCGGCCGCGTGAGTTCGTACGCTTTCCTGTCGTGTCGCACTCACAATGACGtaaacgcaaaatgtttttttcatctGTTTAGTTATGTTTTAAcccagggatgtccaaacttttttcctctgagggccacatccagaaaactaaaaggatgcaagggccgctttaaaaatgttcaactttCGTTCAATAAATTGCACCATAATCAGACAAGCAATtgtctattgtttatatattgCAGTTAGTTTGAAAACATATATTGTAAAATGAGATGAGATATTTTAAACAACATTTTTAAGATTGTTCATTAATTAATCGGATAGGTTCACAATTCGGAGAAACAATTTTTGCGTCTAAAAACGAATTACCAACAATTCACCTCAATTCCCATTTTACTTGTAAATAGTTCAAATGtatcatttcataaaaaaatatataatgaattTAATACTAGTATTGGTAGTCTCCACCAACTGTACAAATAGAGTTTTTAGCATGTGCCGCGGGCCGCTGAAAAATGgttggcgggccacaaatggcccccgggccatagtttggacacacctgttTTAACCTTTGAGCCAAGTCGGGCTGAATAATTTTGAAACTAATCTAATTGCATTTTTCTGACAATATTGTGAATGTGATTTACTATACAATCATTTTTTTGCAAGGTCCTCTtccaatgtactttttttttttttttttttctctaaacaaACAACAATGCAGTCTTAAACATTTACTAtgacaacttcacaaaattctaccaaaaaaaaaagtgtggcatCAAGtcagtttacaaaaaaaaaaaaaacagcaaatagtAGACAATTTCATGAAAAGGGAGTTACCGGGTGTCGCAAGGTGCACAGTTCATAGAGGACGCAGCCCAGAGACCATACGTCACTGTAAAATACATCAAAATACTCTTTTTCATAAAGTGTGGTAtgcaggctccctctagtggtgcaTGACAGAATCACTAAATTATCTGTTCAAATATTGCATAATGTTGTAGCGGCTCAAACGCTTTTAAAATCCAGTACAGTATGTTTGTCAAGTACAGctcaataattaataaaattattatttacatttttttcccccatatttAAATGTAGTGTTCAAGCTGCATAATGCTGCAGTCatgatttataataataataataataataataaatactttcAGAGTAAAGCATacctccctccttttttttttttttttttttttttttttttaaatgcttgtgAGACAGTGAACAATATTATGGAGTCAAATGAACATACTATACCACTTATTGTTGTACGGCTTGTTGTCCCAAATCTCCGGAGCAACATAATACGGCGTCCCAACATATGAACGAGCATACGCCTTTGAGCTGCAATGTGAAAAATTGAATTGCGCTGAGTCTCAAATTCTACTTGGCTGGTTACCAAGGATGGACAATCTGGAGTGGGATTACTTTGTCATTCGTAAAGCAACCGTTACCTGTTAAGAGCACACGCCGAGCCAAAGTCACCAAGCTTGACTGTGCCGTTATCTGTCAGGAAAatgttctggaaaaaaaaaaaaaaaaagacacatgatGGATTTCGTTAGATTGTGCTAGTCTACCTAATGCTGCGACCAGTGGTGTCTCCAACCGTGGATACAAATTGTATTGAGTGAAGTGAAGACATAAGAAAATTCTCACAGAAAATATTAATGACGATCTTGTCTCAATTTACTCAGAAATGTAGTGTAAAATCTATTTAGTTGAACCCAAAGCTTAGTGGCATTTTGAATTTGACGCTTCTGCTAACgtgttaaaaaaagagaaaaggtaCCTTGGACTTGAGATCTCGGTGCAAAACACGCTTATCGTGGATATGTTTGGCACCGGCACACATCTGAGCAAACCATTTCAAGATctaaacgggaaaaaaaaaagacgaataaaaaaaaaaaagaatgaaaagctCAACAGTGAACTGATTCACCAGTTGCAAATTTCTTAACAACTATTCTCTGAAAAATTCTCTTATTCACATCTATCCGCATATTTTTGTGCACTTTCTCTAAGATGGAAGATTCTAGCGGAGGTCCGACAAGCAAGTACGGTTCCTTGTGGGATTGAGCAGGATGATGAAACCTCTCAAAATGATGCAGAGATGTCAGGATCACTATTGGCAGTGGTAGAAATTAAGTGCCCAACTTAAGATAAAGCATAGGAATAAGTGTCTacggtggatataaaaagtctacacaccccttgtTCAAACAGCAGGTTTAAGTTTGgcaatgattaaaaacaaaattctaagtcaaaaatgtaataaaatgccTAAAGGAAAGTAGTAATCTTTACggggttttaaatgtatttccagtgaattattttgaaatcaaattatCTTGAggccatttgttttttgttttacggTAATTTAACAGTAAGACACGTTTCAAGTAAGGgatcatatttttttgcaattcacGTCAGCCTTTTGTCCCTCCCACCTACGAAAAGCGAAGGTTCACTCACTGTATTTGAATTTAATGAGACCTACATCATCAATGCGGAACTGCTTGCTCTTCTGTTGACGGATCCTGTGGAGCATGTCTCCTCCGCTGCAGTACTCCATCACAATACACAAGAGGTCATCAGCTGCACAAACACACATCACAtagagcacgcacacacaaaatatcaACGTGAGGGTAATGCAGGGAAATACATAGTAAAGCATGCAACAAACATGTAACAATAGGAAACTATTTTGTGTGCAGATATTTTTTCATTGTGTCAAGATATCAAAACGGGTATTGTATGTATACAGTAGGCTACTTGTCAGTAAAAGTGCAATTTTACTTTTGTGCcctaggaataataataataata
This genomic stretch from Festucalex cinctus isolate MCC-2025b chromosome 13, RoL_Fcin_1.0, whole genome shotgun sequence harbors:
- the nek3 gene encoding serine/threonine-protein kinase Nek3 isoform X2 — protein: MLLTTLINNQSLGVIIQSAFIICSGFVKCCVLSSFTSMERYSVHKIIGEGSFGRALLIQCKKTQEKYVLKEIQMPKSASRQEKSRREAVLLSTMKHENIVAFHETFEADDLLCIVMEYCSGGDMLHRIRQQKSKQFRIDDILKWFAQMCAGAKHIHDKRVLHRDLKSKNIFLTDNGTVKLGDFGSACALNSSKAYARSYVGTPYYVAPEIWDNKPYNNKCDVWSLGCVLYELCTLRHPFQAPSWKSLILKVCRGAYPPLPGHLPHELRLLLKQMFKTDPRDRPSLRTILTSHRASRLLRAHLSSQAIEAEKRERRWNPDEGKKMRQQLEEKSLIQTRTMEDAELHGEDGARLPRRRWAEPSETALQMLADASLLSSDDITGRVPEEGRRRRRWRREPPERLLSLLGKAELSPSFSTFVIHREGDNPLVGPLSQPKADDTDGPEQEADPGDDDERIRPRSDDDDTDFEEESPCDWMGQLEDMMQM
- the nek3 gene encoding serine/threonine-protein kinase Nek3 isoform X1, producing the protein MLLTTLINNQSLGVIIQSAFIICSGFVKCCVLSSFTSMERYSVHKIIGEGSFGRALLIQCKKTQEKYVLKEIQMPKVYKKSASRQEKSRREAVLLSTMKHENIVAFHETFEADDLLCIVMEYCSGGDMLHRIRQQKSKQFRIDDILKWFAQMCAGAKHIHDKRVLHRDLKSKNIFLTDNGTVKLGDFGSACALNSSKAYARSYVGTPYYVAPEIWDNKPYNNKCDVWSLGCVLYELCTLRHPFQAPSWKSLILKVCRGAYPPLPGHLPHELRLLLKQMFKTDPRDRPSLRTILTSHRASRLLRAHLSSQAIEAEKRERRWNPDEGKKMRQQLEEKSLIQTRTMEDAELHGEDGARLPRRRWAEPSETALQMLADASLLSSDDITGRVPEEGRRRRRWRREPPERLLSLLGKAELSPSFSTFVIHREGDNPLVGPLSQPKADDTDGPEQEADPGDDDERIRPRSDDDDTDFEEESPCDWMGQLEDMMQM
- the nek3 gene encoding serine/threonine-protein kinase Nek3 isoform X3; amino-acid sequence: MLLTTLINNQSLGVIIQSAFIICSGFVKCCVLSSFTSMERYSVHKIIGEGSFGRALLIQCKKTQEKYVLKEIQMPKVYKKSASRQEKSRREAVLLSTMKHENIVAFHETFEADDLLCIVMEYCSGGDMLHRIRQQKSKQFRIDDILKWFAQMCAGAKHIHDKRVLHRDLKSKNIFLTDNGTVKLGDFGSACALNSSKAYARSYVGTPYYVAPEIWDNKPYNNKCDVWSLGCVLYELCTLRHPFQAPSWKSLILKVCRGAYPPLPGHLPHELRLLLKQMFKTDPRDRPSLRTILTSHRASRLLRAHLSSQAIEAEKRERRWNPDEGKKMRQQLEEKSLIQTRTMEDAELHGEDGARLPRRRWAEPSETALQMLADASLLSSDDITGRVPEEGRRRRRWRREPPERLLSLLGKAELSPSFSTFVIHREGSS